One Drosophila subobscura isolate 14011-0131.10 chromosome U, UCBerk_Dsub_1.0, whole genome shotgun sequence DNA window includes the following coding sequences:
- the LOC117902432 gene encoding mitogen-activated protein kinase-binding protein 1 isoform X10, with amino-acid sequence MFAPRNSSPVAIYGKEDVAAYEIKLKKVLGLTVCSNAALDVSPVSGLLAYPAGCTVVLFNAKRQTQAYLVNTSRKAFTSVAFSRCGRYVATGECGINPAIKVWELETPNGNLEHCTGGSVIAEFVDHKYAVTCVAFSPTGKYLVSVGSQHDMIVNVFDWRANLKMASNKISSKVAAVCFAEDGTYFVTVGNRHVKYWYLEGVRKYKDPIPLMGRSAILGDLRDNDFCAVACGKGICAESTYAITRQGHLVEFSSRRLLDKWVQCRTTNANCICVNERFILVGCAESIIRIFNAATLEYVTTLPRTHYLGVDVAQGIQINHIMSVPQQAKFPDCIAMVFDEQRSKVSCVYNDHSLYIWDLRDISRVGKSHSFLYHSTCIWGVETVPYNLEREPSQTLPEDCFVTCSSDDTIRVWGLDGCANNEIYRKNIYSKDLLKIVYSDDELQFIKDQGCSSLSDKTGNSSYDGRNGVRCIKISPELQHLASGDRCGNIRVYNLVNLKLMTTIEAHESEVLCLEYSNDKIERKLLASASRDRLIHVFDVAQNYLLLQTLDDHSSSITSIKFVGAGLNFQMISCGADKSIMFRSFQGNIFMRGTNTSGKTTLYDMEVDSNSKHILTACQDRNVRVYGTQNAKQTKTFKGSHSDEGSLIKLSLDPSGIYVATSCTDKTLAVYDYYSSECMARMYGHSELVTGLKFTNDCRHLISASGDGCIFIWQVPHDMIVTMQARMSQQRLRSGHGPLPRPLAPISPPEGIVLESPTSEIEQPQMVPKFAVADRLSDVGQLPQWAMRKAAAGGDSDSGALSIPTPSAQGVSASIPAMHAASSMGNLSSSPSQQMGMMAPRARGRWAQRSSQLEADDLRSNSESPLGTVSSVGGHSGVNVQTSDYNSASSKDIMYNQTYLSEDSSIDSGMETRRGELKFIGSSNNGTVTVSVSSSSSLATASNSNGAMAAVGGGQQRLQLPDKRKPGLRFDTPHTHDHDGDVEDISDGERTSSDHGMFYNNLAPSTPTDFKVTAMNEDELRKSVRRQKFEKSGLQLPTASGNGSSHTASTGTGTGTSDTEDEGSTPSAENAERSLASTLGGSNENLPQSSNSFLHAALPEGPGLSAPLERGTTSRRSISAKHNTESGKGSVAAPPTITKSYTSTKKEELLQVINKVKQQLENVGHRPLRGSHSISDLSLAGNLDGSRTAGGGPGRYTKPGNPKTLNPMPIEESSIRRACSLSDLHMGNFGKPSKSNGTPQKPQVQHRNGNVNRSASKRNSLQGKTGLGASSNSMNVLNQGSDSEPEDSNRLRSASNGQGRSNGPIAASRQYSNKINNANNNRRKTPNFSSATPMQDDSSSEETPNSTVNNKPIVPPRPRNLAFDHKSKLINNGSPVANKQRSGVATAEEYEGADPEAQVHNVINKLYTTTQAAMQLHANLKNSLLLKELENALIMSRNMLSSIPTNRQTEKTNNGGVVGLGGVGGGTNYEQLTAENGDYLMMVNNCADLLSNLRTKHKPDDCENNS; translated from the exons ATGTTTGCCCCACGAAACTCGTCGCCAGTTGCCATCTATGGCAAGGAGGATGTGGCAGCCTATGAG ATAAAACTCAAAAAAGTCTTGGGTCTGACTGTGTGCAGCAATGCGGCGTTGGATGTTTCACCAGTCAGCGGCCTCCTGGCCTATCCAGCGGG CTGCACTGTGGTGCTGTTCAATGCCAAACGCCAGACACAGGCCTATCTGGTCAATACCTCCCGCAAAGCATTCACATCCGTCGCCTTCTCGCGCTGCGGCCGCTATGTGGCCACCGGCGAATGTGGCATCAATCCGGCCATCAAAGTTTGGGAACTGGAAACGCCCAATGGCAATCTGGAGCACTGCACCGGTGGCAGTGTTATTGCCGAATTTGTGGATCACAAATATGCCGTCACCTGTGTG GCCTTCTCGCCCACGGGAAAGTACCTGGTTTCAGTTGGCTCACAGCACGACATGATCGTAAATGTGTTCGACTGGCGGGCCAACCTAAAGATGGCCTCGAATAAGATTAGCTCCAAGGTGGCCGCCGTTTGCTTTGCCGAAGATGGCACCTACTTTGTCACCGTGGGCAATCGTCATGTCAAATATTGGTACTTGGAAGGTGTTCGCAAG TACAAAGATCCCATACCACTGATGGGACGCAGCGCTATTTTGGGTGATTTGCGTGACAATGATTTCTGCGCCGTGGCCTGCGGCAAGGGGATCTGTGCGGAGAGCACGTATGCCATCACGAGACAGGGCCATCTGGTGGAGTTTAGTTCGCGGCGATTGCTGGACAAATGGGTGCAGTGCCGCACCACAAATGCCAATTGCATTTGCGTCAACGAGCGCTTCATACTCGTGGGTTGTGCCGAGTCCATCATTCGGATATTCAATGCGGCCACGCTGGAGTATGTGACCACGCTGCCGCGGACCCACTATCTGGGCGTCGATGTGGCCCAGGGCATACAGATCAATCACATAATGTCGGTGCCGCAGCAGGCCAAGTTTCCCGACTGCATTGCCATGGTGTTCGACGAGCAGCGATCGAAGGTCAGCTGCGTCTACAACGATCACTCGCTGTACATTTGGGATCTGCGCGATATATCGCGTGTGGGCAAATCGCACTCGTTCCTGTATCACTCCACGTGCATTTGGGGCGTGGAGACAGTGCCATATAATCTGGAGCGAGAGCCATCGCAAACGCTGCCGGAGGACTGCTTTGTGACCTGCTCCTCGGACGACACGATACGCGTCTGGGGCCTCGATGGATGTGCCAACAATGAGATCTATCGCAAGAACATCTACTCCAAGGATCTGCTGAAGATCGTCTACAGCGACGACGAGCTGCAGTTCATCAAGGACCAGGgctgctcctcgctctccGACAAGACGGGCAACTCCTCCTACGACGGCCGCAACGGTGTGCGCTGCATCAAGATCAGCCCGGAGCTGCAGCATCTGGCCAGCGGCGATCGTTGCGGCAACATTCGCGTCTACAATCTGGTCAATCTCAAGCTGATGACCACCATCGAGGCACACGAGTCGGAGGTGCTGTGCCTGGAGTACTCCAACGACAAGATTGAACGCAAGCTgctggccagtgccagtcgcGATCGGCTCATACACGTCTTCGATGTGGCCCAGAactatctgctgctgcagacacTCGACGATCACAGCTCCTCGATCACATCGATCAAGTTTGTGGGCGCTGGACTGAACTTCCAAATGATTAGCTGTGGCGCAGACAAATCCATAATGTTCCGTAGCTTTCAG GGCAACATCTTTATGCGAGGCACCAATACCTCGGGCAAGACCACGCTCTATGACATGGAAGTGGACTCGAATTCCAAACATATCCTCACCGCCTGCCAGGATCGCAATGTCCGTGTGTATGGCACACAGAATGCCAAGCAAACAAAGACCTTCAAGGGCTCACATTCGGATGAGGGCAGCCTCATTAAGCTCAGCCTCGATCCCAGCGGCATCTACGTGGCCACCTCCTGCACGGACAAAACGCTGGCCGTCTACGACTACTACTCCAGCGAGTGCATGGCGCGCATGTATGGCCACAGTGAGCTGGTCACGGGTCTGAAGTTCACCAACGATTGCCGGCACTTGATATCGGCCAGCGGCGATGGCTGCATCTTCATTTGGCAAGTGCCGCACGACATGATTGTGACGATGCAGGCCAGAATGTCACAGCAGCGTCTGCGCTCGGGTCATGGCCCGTTGCCGCGTCCCCTGGCGCCCATTTCCCCGCCCGAGGGCATTGTGCTGGAGTCGCCCACCAGCGAAATCGAACAGCCGCAAATGGTGCCGAAATTCGCAGTGGCCGACAGGCTATCGGATGTGGGACAGCTGCCGCAGTGGGCCATGCGTAAGGCGGCAGCGGGCGGGGACTCCGACAGCGGTGCCCTGTCCATACCCACGCCCAGTGCCCAGGGAGTATCGGCCTCCATACCTGCCATGCATGCGGCCTCCTCGATGGGCAATCTCAGCTCCTCGCCCAGTCAGCAAATGGGCATGATGGCGCCTCGGGCACGCGGACGCTGGGCGCAGCGAAGCAGCCAGCTGGAGGCGGATGATCTGCGCTCCAATTCGGAGAGCCCACTGGGCACGGTCTCCTCCGTGGGCGGCCATAGCGGCGTGAATGTGCAGACGTCGGACTACAATAGTGCTTCGTCCAAGGACATCATGTACAATCAGACATATCTCAGCGAGGACTCGTCCATCGATTCGGGCATGGAGACGCGGCGCGGTGAACTCAAGTtcattggcagcagcaacaatggcacCGTGACCGTCTCCgtgtcatcctcctcctccctggcgacggccagcaacagcaacggtgCCATGGCGGCTGTCGGcggtggccagcagcggctgcagctgcccgaCAAACGGAAGCCCGGTCTGCGCTTCGATACGCCGCACACCCACGATCACGATGGCGATGTGGAGGACATTTCCGATGGCGAGCGAACCAGCTCCGACCATGGAATGTTCTACAATAATCTGGCGCCCAGCACGCCCAC TGACTTCAAAGTGACGGCCATGAACGAGGATGAACTGCGGAAGTCCGTGCGACGACAGAAGTTTGAAAAGTCCGGCCTGCAGCTGCCGACGgccagtggcaatggcagttcccacacagccagcacgggcacgggcactggGACATCGGACACCGAGGATGAGGGCTCCACGCCGAGTGCCGAGAATGCGGAACGCTCGCTGGCCTCCACTCTGGGTGGCAGCAATGAGAATCTGCCGCAGAGCAGTAATAGTTTCCTTCATGCAGCCCTGCCCGAGGGACCCGGTCTGTCGGCGCCCCTGGAGCGTGGCACCACCA GTCGCCGCAGCATCAGTGCCAAGCACAATACGGAGTCGGGCAAGGGGAGTGTCGCGGCACCGCCCACCATTACCAAGTCATACACCAGCAccaagaaggaggagctgctgcaggtcATCAACAAGGTcaaacagcagctggagaat GTCGGCCATAGACCCCTGAGGGGTAGCCATAGCATATCGGATCTGAGTCTGGCTGGTAATCTGGATGGTTCAAGGACAGCGGGCGGTGGTCCAGGACGCTATACGAAGCCAG GTAATCCCAAAACGCTCAATCCCATGCCCATCGAGGAGTCATCCATACGCCGAGCCTGCTCGCTGAGTGACCTGCACATGGGCAACTTTGGCAAGC CAAGCAAATCGAATGGCACACCGCAAAAGCCTCAGGTTCAGCATCGCAATGGCAATGTGAACAGATCGGCCAGCAAACGCAACAGTCTGCAGGGAAAAACAGGACTGGGTGCCTCCAGCAACTCCATGAATGTGCTCAATCAGGGT AGCGACTCGGAGCCAGAAGACAGCAATCGGTTGCGCAGTGCCAGCAACGGACAGGGACGCAGTAATGGACCCATAG ctGCCAGTCGACAGTACAGCAACAAGATAaacaatgccaacaacaatcgtCGCAAGACGCCAAACTTTAGTAGTG CCACACCCATGCAAGACGATTCCAGCTCCGAGGAAACGCCCAATAGCACCGTGAACAACAAGCCCATAGTGCCGCCACGACCGCGTAACTTGGCCTTTGATCACAAGAGCAAATTGATCAACAACGGCAGTCCCGTCGCCAACAAGCAAAGAAGTGGAGTAGCGACAGCAGAAGAATATGAAGGAGCAGATC CTGAAGCCCAGGTGCACAATGTGATCAATAAACTTTATACGACAACGCAGGCAGCCATGCAGCTGCATGCCAACTTGAAGAATTCTCTGCTGTtgaaggagctggagaatgCACTGATCATGTCCAGGAACATGCTTAGCAGCATTCCCACAAATAG ACAAACAGAAAAGACAAATAATGGTGGAGTAGTGGGATTGGGAGGAGTTGGTGGAGGAACCAATTATGAGCAGCTGACTGCTGAGAATGGAGACTATCTGATGATGGTCAATAACTGTGCCGATCTATTGAGCAATTTACGCACGAAGCACAAACCCGATGACTGTGAGAATAACTCCTAG